In Streptomyces capitiformicae, one genomic interval encodes:
- the nuoH gene encoding NADH-quinone oxidoreductase subunit NuoH — MSPYYLAAEDLSMFGRDPWWLVVIKAVFCFAFLMVTVLFSIVWERKVVAWMQLRIGPNRHGPWGMLQSLADGIKLMLKEDVIVKRADKVVYVLAPIVAAIPAFMAIAVIPFGPAGNEISIFGQRTTMQLTDLPIAMLYILAVASVGIYGIVLAGWSSGSTYPLLGGLRSCAQMISYEIAMGAAFASVFLYSGSMSTSAIVEAQADRWYIVLLPVSFVIYIVTMVGETNRAPFDMPESEGDLVGGFNTEYSSIKFAMFMLAEYVNMVTVSAVSVTLFLGGWRAPWPISTFWEGANHGWWPMLWFVVKVQLLLFFFIWLRGTLPRVRYDQLMKLGWKVLIPVSVVWLMLVATVRTLRNENYDFAEIALYVGGAVLVLFLLSVVADMIRERREAQEKPAGPAAFDPMAGGFPVPPLPGQNLPPVPRRRPRRERELIVSGGSDTDSDGSSNGKEASDG, encoded by the coding sequence ATGAGCCCGTACTACCTCGCCGCTGAAGACCTCTCGATGTTCGGCCGCGACCCCTGGTGGCTGGTCGTCATCAAGGCGGTGTTCTGCTTCGCCTTCCTGATGGTGACCGTGCTGTTCTCCATCGTGTGGGAGCGCAAGGTCGTCGCCTGGATGCAACTGCGCATCGGCCCCAACCGGCACGGCCCCTGGGGCATGCTCCAGTCGCTCGCCGACGGCATCAAGCTGATGCTCAAGGAAGACGTCATCGTCAAACGCGCGGACAAGGTCGTCTACGTCCTCGCGCCGATCGTCGCGGCCATCCCGGCCTTCATGGCGATCGCGGTGATCCCCTTCGGCCCGGCCGGAAACGAGATCTCGATCTTCGGTCAGCGCACCACGATGCAGCTCACCGACCTGCCGATCGCGATGCTCTACATCCTCGCCGTCGCCTCGGTCGGCATCTACGGGATCGTTCTCGCGGGTTGGAGTTCCGGATCCACCTACCCGCTGCTGGGCGGCCTCCGCTCCTGCGCGCAGATGATCTCCTACGAGATCGCCATGGGCGCCGCCTTCGCCTCCGTCTTCCTGTACTCCGGGTCGATGTCGACGTCGGCGATCGTCGAGGCGCAGGCGGACCGCTGGTACATCGTGCTGCTGCCGGTGTCGTTCGTGATCTACATCGTGACCATGGTCGGTGAGACCAACCGCGCCCCCTTCGACATGCCGGAGTCCGAGGGCGACCTGGTCGGCGGCTTCAACACCGAGTACTCGTCCATCAAGTTCGCGATGTTCATGCTCGCCGAATACGTGAATATGGTGACCGTCTCGGCCGTGTCGGTGACCCTCTTCCTCGGCGGCTGGCGGGCCCCCTGGCCCATCAGCACGTTCTGGGAGGGCGCCAACCACGGCTGGTGGCCGATGCTCTGGTTCGTGGTGAAGGTGCAGCTGCTGCTGTTCTTCTTCATCTGGCTGCGCGGCACACTCCCGCGCGTCCGCTACGACCAGCTGATGAAGCTCGGCTGGAAGGTCCTCATCCCGGTTTCCGTGGTCTGGCTGATGCTCGTCGCGACCGTACGGACCCTCAGGAACGAGAACTACGACTTCGCCGAGATCGCGCTCTACGTCGGTGGCGCCGTCCTCGTCCTCTTCCTGCTCTCGGTCGTGGCGGACATGATCCGCGAGCGGCGCGAGGCACAGGAGAAGCCCGCCGGACCGGCCGCCTTCGACCCGATGGCCGGCGGATTCCCCGTACCGCCCCTGCCCGGACAGAACCTCCCGCCGGTGCCGCGCAGGCGGCCGCGCCGCGAGCGGGAGCTGATTGTCAGTGGTGGGTCCGATACTGACAGTGACGGATCTTCGAATGGGAAGGAGGCGTCCGATGGCTGA
- the nuoI gene encoding NADH-quinone oxidoreductase subunit NuoI, with the protein MAEEPKETKPGFQNPVAGFGVTFKAMFKKRLTEQYPEQQKTTAPRFHGRHQLNRHPDGLEKCVGCELCAWACPADAIYVEGADNTDEERYSPGERYGRVYQINYARCILCGLCIEACPTRALTMTNEFELADSSRANLIYTKEQLLAGLEEGMVDTPHAIYPGTDEQDYYRGLVTEAAPGTERQVATSKGEKPQDAASSFGEGEPASEKVIRR; encoded by the coding sequence ATGGCTGAGGAGCCGAAGGAGACCAAGCCGGGTTTCCAGAACCCTGTCGCCGGCTTTGGCGTGACCTTCAAGGCCATGTTCAAGAAGCGGCTGACCGAGCAGTATCCGGAGCAGCAGAAGACCACGGCCCCGCGGTTCCACGGCCGGCACCAGCTCAACCGCCATCCGGACGGCCTGGAGAAGTGCGTCGGCTGCGAGCTGTGCGCCTGGGCCTGTCCCGCCGACGCCATCTACGTGGAGGGCGCGGACAACACCGACGAGGAGCGCTACTCGCCGGGCGAGCGGTACGGCCGCGTGTACCAGATCAACTACGCCCGCTGCATCCTGTGCGGTCTGTGCATCGAGGCGTGCCCCACGCGCGCGTTGACGATGACCAACGAGTTCGAGTTGGCCGACTCCAGCCGCGCCAACCTCATCTACACCAAGGAGCAGCTGCTCGCCGGACTGGAAGAGGGCATGGTCGACACGCCCCACGCCATCTACCCCGGCACGGATGAGCAGGACTACTACCGGGGGCTGGTCACCGAGGCCGCGCCCGGTACGGAGCGCCAGGTCGCCACCTCCAAGGGCGAGAAGCCGCAGGACGCCGCCTCGTCTTTCGGCGAGGGCGAGCCGGCGTCGGAGAAGGTGATCCGCCGATGA
- a CDS encoding NADH-quinone oxidoreductase subunit J: MTQLAAYATSTGEAFQFWVLGTVAVIGALCTVFMKKAVHSALCLAGTMIVLAVFYLANGAYFLGIVQIVVYTGAIMMLFLFVVMLVGVTAADSLKETIKGQRWLALLCGLGFGILLVAGIGNATLTEFNGLAQANSGGNVEGLAALIFTDYVFAFELTGALLITAAVGAMVLTHRERTERAKTQRELAEQRVREGKHLPPLPAPGVYARHNAVDIAGLLPDGTPSELTVNKTLRDRGQIRDVSAQALNDLKALERRAEDRLERTNSGSSGKNGEASQ; the protein is encoded by the coding sequence ATGACACAGCTCGCCGCCTACGCCACTTCCACCGGTGAGGCCTTCCAGTTCTGGGTGCTCGGCACCGTCGCCGTGATCGGCGCCCTGTGCACCGTCTTCATGAAGAAGGCCGTGCACAGCGCGCTCTGCCTCGCCGGCACCATGATTGTCCTGGCGGTGTTCTACCTCGCCAACGGCGCCTACTTCCTGGGCATCGTGCAGATCGTCGTCTACACCGGCGCGATCATGATGCTGTTCCTGTTCGTGGTGATGCTTGTCGGTGTCACGGCCGCGGACTCGCTGAAGGAGACCATCAAGGGCCAGCGCTGGCTGGCTCTCCTGTGTGGCCTCGGCTTCGGCATCCTGCTCGTCGCGGGCATCGGCAACGCGACGCTGACGGAGTTCAACGGCCTCGCCCAGGCCAACTCGGGTGGGAACGTGGAGGGCCTCGCGGCCCTGATCTTCACCGACTACGTGTTCGCCTTCGAACTCACGGGAGCCCTGCTGATCACGGCCGCCGTCGGCGCCATGGTGCTCACCCACCGGGAGCGCACCGAGCGCGCCAAGACCCAGCGAGAGCTGGCCGAGCAGCGCGTACGCGAGGGCAAGCACCTGCCGCCGCTGCCAGCACCCGGTGTGTACGCGCGGCACAACGCGGTCGACATCGCGGGCCTGCTGCCCGACGGCACCCCGTCCGAGCTGACCGTCAACAAGACGCTGCGGGACCGCGGCCAGATCCGCGACGTGTCGGCTCAGGCGCTGAACGACCTCAAGGCCCTGGAGCGGCGCGCCGAGGACCGGCTGGAGCGCACGAACAGCGGAAGCAGCGGGAAGAACGGGGAGGCATCGCAGTGA
- the nuoK gene encoding NADH-quinone oxidoreductase subunit NuoK: protein MNPVNYLYLATLLFTIGATGVLIRRNAIVVFMCVELMLNACNLALVAFSRMHGNLDGQIIAFFTMVVAAAEVVVGLAIIVSLFRSRHSASVDDASLMKL from the coding sequence GTGAATCCCGTCAACTACCTGTATCTCGCCACCCTGTTGTTCACGATCGGCGCCACCGGCGTCCTGATCAGGCGGAACGCGATCGTGGTGTTCATGTGCGTCGAGCTGATGCTCAACGCCTGCAACCTCGCCCTCGTCGCCTTCTCCCGAATGCACGGCAATCTCGACGGCCAGATCATCGCCTTCTTCACGATGGTCGTCGCCGCCGCGGAGGTCGTGGTCGGACTTGCGATCATCGTGTCGCTGTTCCGCTCCCGCCACTCGGCCTCGGTCGACGACGCCAGCCTGATGAAGCTGTAA
- the nuoL gene encoding NADH-quinone oxidoreductase subunit L has protein sequence MENLIALLVAAPLLGAAVLLCGGRRLDAVGHWLGTALAAASFVIGVVLFADMAGKDAEHREIGQHLFSWIPVEGFQADVAFQLDQLSMTFVLLITGVGSLIHVYSIGYMEHDERRRRFFGYLNLFLAAMLLLVLADNYLLLYVGWEGVGLASYLLIGFWQHKPSAATAAKKAFLVNRVGDMGLSIAIMLMFTTFGTFAFGPVLESTSETSEGVLTAIGLMLLLAACGKSAQVPLQSWLGDAMEGPTPVSALIHAATMVTAGVYLIVRSGEIFNAAPDAQLATTVVGAVTLLFGAIVGCAKDDIKKALAGSTMSQIGYMILAAGLGPIGYVFAIMHLVTHGFFKAGLFLGAGSVMHGMNDEVDMRKYGGLRKYMPVTFVTFGLGYLAIIGFPGLSGFFSKDKIIEAAFAKGGTEGWILGGVALLGAAITAFYMTRVMLMTFFGEERWQPAPDPDKAPSVEPGIEVHPGEMPHPHESPRVMTIPMIVLAVGSVFGGAFFSIGDRFIHWLEPVTEHAHGHPPISAAAVTASTVAVMVIGVGLAWLQYGRRPVPVVAPRGSLLTRAARRDLLQDDFNHVVLVRGGEHLTRSLVYVDHTLVDGVVNGTAATMGGLSGRLRRIQNGYARSYAVSMFGGAAILIAVTLLMRAV, from the coding sequence GTGGAGAACCTGATTGCGCTGCTGGTGGCGGCGCCCCTGCTCGGAGCGGCGGTCCTGCTGTGCGGCGGCCGGCGCCTCGACGCCGTCGGCCACTGGCTCGGCACGGCCCTCGCCGCGGCCTCGTTCGTCATCGGTGTCGTCCTCTTCGCCGACATGGCCGGCAAGGACGCCGAACACCGTGAGATCGGCCAGCACCTGTTCAGCTGGATCCCGGTCGAGGGCTTCCAGGCGGACGTCGCCTTCCAACTCGACCAGCTGTCGATGACGTTCGTACTGCTGATCACCGGAGTCGGCTCGCTCATCCATGTGTACTCGATCGGGTACATGGAGCACGACGAGCGCCGACGCCGCTTCTTCGGCTATCTGAACCTGTTCCTCGCGGCGATGCTCCTGCTCGTCCTCGCCGACAACTACCTGCTGCTGTACGTCGGCTGGGAGGGCGTCGGCCTCGCCTCGTACCTGCTGATCGGCTTCTGGCAGCACAAGCCCAGCGCCGCCACCGCCGCGAAGAAGGCCTTCCTGGTCAACCGCGTCGGCGACATGGGCCTGTCCATCGCCATCATGCTGATGTTCACCACCTTCGGGACCTTCGCCTTCGGGCCGGTCCTGGAGTCCACGAGTGAGACCAGCGAAGGCGTGCTCACCGCCATCGGCCTGATGCTGCTGCTCGCCGCCTGCGGCAAGTCCGCCCAGGTGCCGCTGCAGTCCTGGCTCGGGGACGCGATGGAGGGCCCGACCCCGGTCTCGGCGCTCATCCACGCCGCGACCATGGTGACGGCGGGCGTCTACCTGATCGTCCGCTCCGGGGAGATCTTCAACGCGGCCCCGGACGCGCAGCTGGCGACCACCGTGGTCGGCGCGGTCACGCTCCTCTTCGGTGCGATCGTCGGTTGCGCGAAGGACGACATCAAGAAGGCCCTCGCCGGGTCGACGATGTCGCAGATCGGCTACATGATCCTGGCCGCCGGCCTCGGCCCGATCGGCTACGTCTTCGCGATCATGCACCTGGTGACGCACGGCTTCTTCAAGGCCGGGCTGTTCCTCGGCGCCGGCTCGGTCATGCACGGCATGAACGACGAGGTCGACATGCGCAAGTACGGCGGCCTCCGCAAGTACATGCCGGTCACGTTCGTGACCTTCGGCCTCGGCTACCTCGCCATCATCGGCTTCCCCGGTCTGTCCGGGTTCTTCTCCAAGGACAAGATCATCGAGGCGGCCTTCGCCAAGGGCGGCACCGAGGGCTGGATCCTTGGCGGCGTCGCCCTCCTGGGCGCGGCCATCACGGCCTTCTACATGACGCGCGTGATGCTGATGACGTTCTTCGGGGAGGAACGTTGGCAGCCGGCGCCTGATCCGGACAAGGCGCCGAGTGTCGAGCCCGGCATCGAGGTGCACCCCGGCGAGATGCCTCACCCGCACGAGTCGCCCAGGGTCATGACGATCCCCATGATCGTGCTGGCCGTCGGGTCGGTCTTCGGGGGCGCGTTCTTCAGCATCGGCGACCGGTTCATCCACTGGCTGGAGCCCGTCACCGAGCACGCGCATGGACACCCGCCGATCAGCGCGGCGGCGGTCACAGCATCCACGGTGGCCGTGATGGTCATCGGCGTCGGCCTCGCCTGGCTCCAGTACGGGCGTCGGCCCGTCCCGGTCGTCGCCCCGCGCGGGTCGCTGCTCACCCGGGCCGCCCGCCGCGACCTCCTCCAGGACGACTTCAACCACGTCGTCCTCGTACGCGGCGGAGAGCACCTCACGCGCTCGCTGGTGTACGTCGACCACACCCTGGTCGACGGGGTCGTCAACGGCACGGCGGCCACCATGGGCGGCCTCTCCGGGCGGCTGCGCCGCATCCAGAACGGCTATGCCCGCTCGTACGCGGTCTCGATGTTCGGCGGCGCTGCGATCCTCATCGCCGTGACCCTGCTGATGAGGGCGGTCTGA
- a CDS encoding NADH-quinone oxidoreductase subunit M: MSFPLLTATAALPALGAIATAAVPAAQRTAAKWLALIVSLATLVLAAIVLVRFDPDGDRYQLTESHAWIKNFGVRYELGVDGIAVALIALTALLIPFIILAGWHDADPLETGNKRWRPTQGFFALILAVEAMVIISFEATDVFLFYIFFEAMLIPMYFLIGGFGDRAHEHGEEAASTQRSYAAVKFLLYNLVGGLIMLAAVIGLYVVAGNFSLTEIAEARANGSLEMATSTERWLFLGFFFAFAVKAPLWPLHTWLPNAMQESTAPVAVLITAVVDKVGTFAMLRFCLQLFPEASKWATPAILVLALISIIYGALLAVGQRDIKRLVAYASISHFGFIILGIFAMTSQGQSGATLYMVNHGISTAALMLVAGFLISRRGSRLIADYGGVQKVAPVLAGTFLIGGLATLSLPGLAPFVSEFLVLVGTFARYPVIGIIATLGIVLAALYTLVLYQRTMTGPVKAEVEGMPDLRVRELVVVAPLVVLLIFLGVYPKPVTDIVNPAVKQTLSDVQKQDPKPEVEAAK; encoded by the coding sequence ATGTCCTTTCCTCTGCTGACAGCGACGGCGGCGCTCCCGGCCCTCGGGGCGATCGCCACGGCCGCCGTACCGGCCGCCCAGCGCACCGCCGCCAAATGGCTCGCGTTGATCGTCTCGCTGGCCACACTCGTGCTCGCCGCGATCGTCCTCGTCCGCTTCGACCCGGACGGCGACCGTTACCAGCTCACTGAATCGCACGCCTGGATCAAGAACTTCGGAGTGCGGTACGAGCTGGGCGTGGACGGCATCGCGGTAGCGCTCATCGCGCTGACCGCCCTGCTGATCCCGTTCATCATCCTCGCGGGCTGGCACGACGCCGACCCCCTGGAGACCGGGAACAAGAGGTGGCGGCCCACCCAGGGCTTCTTCGCCCTGATCCTGGCCGTCGAGGCGATGGTGATCATCTCCTTCGAGGCCACCGACGTCTTCCTCTTCTACATCTTCTTCGAAGCCATGCTCATCCCGATGTACTTCCTCATCGGCGGCTTCGGAGACCGCGCCCACGAGCACGGCGAGGAGGCGGCGTCCACGCAACGGTCGTACGCCGCCGTGAAGTTCCTCCTCTACAACCTGGTCGGCGGACTGATCATGCTGGCCGCGGTGATCGGCCTGTACGTGGTCGCAGGGAACTTCTCCCTCACGGAGATCGCCGAGGCCCGCGCCAACGGATCGCTGGAGATGGCGACCAGCACCGAACGATGGCTGTTCCTCGGCTTCTTCTTCGCGTTCGCGGTGAAGGCGCCCCTGTGGCCGCTGCACACCTGGCTGCCCAACGCCATGCAGGAATCCACCGCCCCGGTCGCCGTGCTGATCACGGCGGTCGTCGACAAGGTGGGCACCTTCGCGATGCTGCGCTTCTGCCTCCAGCTTTTCCCGGAGGCGAGCAAGTGGGCGACGCCCGCGATCCTCGTACTGGCGCTCATCAGCATCATCTACGGGGCCCTGCTCGCGGTCGGCCAGCGCGACATCAAGCGGCTGGTGGCGTACGCGTCGATCTCGCACTTCGGCTTCATCATCCTGGGCATCTTCGCGATGACCAGCCAGGGCCAGTCGGGCGCGACGCTCTACATGGTCAACCACGGGATCTCGACCGCCGCCCTGATGCTGGTCGCGGGCTTCCTGATCTCGCGGCGCGGATCCCGGCTCATCGCCGACTACGGCGGTGTCCAGAAGGTCGCGCCGGTGCTCGCCGGCACGTTCCTGATCGGCGGCCTCGCGACCCTGTCACTGCCGGGACTCGCCCCGTTCGTCAGTGAGTTCCTGGTCCTGGTCGGCACGTTTGCGCGCTACCCGGTGATCGGGATCATCGCCACTCTCGGCATCGTCCTGGCCGCGCTCTACACCCTCGTCCTCTACCAGCGGACGATGACGGGCCCGGTGAAGGCCGAGGTGGAGGGCATGCCCGACCTGAGAGTGCGGGAACTGGTAGTGGTCGCCCCGCTGGTCGTGCTGCTGATCTTCCTGGGCGTCTACCCGAAGCCGGTCACCGACATCGTCAACCCGGCGGTCAAGCAGACCCTGTCCGACGTACAGAAGCAGGACCCCAAGCCCGAGGTGGAGGCGGCCAAGTGA
- the nuoN gene encoding NADH-quinone oxidoreductase subunit NuoN, whose product MSASAVHSLWTTAAGPIDKIGAPDIEYGQLSPTLIVIGAAIIGILIEAFVPRKIRYYAQVFVSVVALAAAFAAVVALAAGGYGTTKAGIAAMGAIAVDGPALFLQGTILLAGILGVFTFAERRLDPAAHGNKVDSFAAQAASVPGSDSEKAAVKAGFTTTEVFPLLLFAIGGMLIFPASNDLLTLFIALEVFSLPLYLLCAVARRKRLMSQEAAVKYFLLGAFASAFTLFGIALLYGYAGSVSYATIAQVVDGTVTEITPALAGTMGNDALLLIGTAMVVMGLLFKVGAVPFHMWTPDVYQGAPTPVTGFMAAATKVAAFGALLRLLYVVLPGLRWDWRPVMWAVAIVTMLGGAIVAITQTDIKRLLAYSSIAHAGFILAGVIATSPDGVSSVLFYLGAYSFVTIGAFAVVTLVRDAGGEATHLSKWAGLGRRSPLVAAVFAVFLLAFAGIPLTSGFAGKFAVFKAAAEGGAGAIVVVGVISSAIAAFFYIRVIVLMFFSEPRPEGPTVAVPSPLTMTAIGVGVAVTLVLGVAPQYFLDLAGQAGTFVR is encoded by the coding sequence GTGAGCGCATCAGCCGTCCACAGCCTGTGGACAACGGCGGCCGGTCCGATCGACAAGATCGGCGCGCCGGATATCGAATACGGGCAATTGTCGCCCACCTTGATCGTCATCGGGGCGGCGATCATCGGGATCCTGATCGAGGCCTTCGTGCCACGCAAGATCCGCTACTACGCCCAGGTGTTCGTCTCCGTCGTCGCTCTCGCGGCCGCCTTCGCCGCGGTCGTCGCTCTCGCGGCGGGCGGATACGGCACGACGAAGGCCGGCATCGCGGCGATGGGCGCCATCGCCGTCGACGGACCGGCACTGTTCCTGCAGGGCACGATCCTGCTCGCCGGCATCCTCGGCGTCTTCACCTTCGCCGAGCGGCGGCTCGACCCGGCGGCACACGGCAACAAGGTCGACTCCTTCGCCGCACAGGCCGCGTCCGTGCCCGGCAGTGACAGCGAGAAGGCCGCCGTGAAAGCCGGGTTCACCACCACCGAGGTGTTCCCGCTGCTGCTGTTTGCCATCGGCGGCATGCTGATCTTCCCGGCGTCGAACGATCTGCTGACCCTGTTCATCGCCCTGGAAGTCTTCTCCCTCCCGCTGTACCTGCTGTGCGCCGTGGCCCGCCGCAAGCGGCTCATGTCGCAGGAGGCCGCGGTCAAGTACTTCCTCCTCGGCGCCTTCGCCTCCGCGTTCACCCTCTTCGGCATCGCACTGCTGTACGGCTACGCGGGCTCGGTGTCGTACGCGACGATCGCGCAGGTCGTCGACGGGACCGTCACGGAGATCACCCCGGCGCTCGCCGGAACCATGGGCAACGACGCGCTGCTTCTCATCGGCACCGCCATGGTCGTCATGGGCCTGCTGTTCAAGGTGGGCGCGGTGCCGTTCCACATGTGGACGCCGGACGTGTACCAGGGCGCGCCGACGCCGGTCACCGGGTTCATGGCGGCGGCCACCAAGGTGGCGGCCTTTGGCGCGCTGCTGCGTCTGCTGTACGTCGTCCTGCCGGGCCTGCGCTGGGACTGGCGGCCGGTCATGTGGGCCGTCGCCATCGTCACCATGCTGGGCGGCGCGATCGTCGCCATCACCCAGACCGACATCAAGCGGCTGCTCGCGTACTCGTCGATCGCGCACGCGGGATTCATCCTCGCCGGTGTCATCGCGACCTCGCCGGACGGTGTCTCGTCGGTGCTGTTCTATTTGGGCGCGTACTCGTTCGTGACGATCGGTGCGTTCGCCGTGGTGACGTTGGTGCGGGACGCGGGCGGGGAGGCGACCCACCTGTCCAAGTGGGCCGGGCTCGGGCGCAGGTCGCCGCTGGTGGCGGCCGTGTTCGCGGTCTTCCTGCTGGCCTTCGCGGGCATTCCGCTGACGTCCGGGTTCGCCGGGAAGTTCGCGGTGTTCAAGGCGGCGGCGGAGGGCGGCGCGGGTGCGATCGTGGTGGTCGGTGTGATCTCTTCGGCGATCGCCGCGTTCTTCTACATCCGCGTGATCGTGCTGATGTTCTTCAGCGAGCCACGACCGGAGGGGCCGACGGTGGCCGTGCCGTCGCCGCTGACCATGACCGCGATCGGCGTCGGCGTGGCGGTCACGCTGGTGCTGGGTGTGGCGCCGCAGTACTTCCTGGATCTGGCGGGTCAGGCGGGCACGTTCGTGCGCTGA
- the recQ gene encoding DNA helicase RecQ, giving the protein MIGTGGTSVMADEDWMAGAGESGTAQGPGGGVGTGRSAESEALAVLHRVFGYDAFRGEQEAVIEHVVTGGDAVVLMPTGGGKSLCYQIPALVRPGTGIVVSPLIALMQDQVDALRALGVRAGFMNSTQDFDERRVVEAEFLAGELDLLYLAPERLRLDATLDLLARGKISVFAIDEAHCVSQWGHDFRPDYLALSLLGERWPDVPRIALTATATRATHREITERLAMPRARHFEASFDRPNIQYRIVPKADPKKQLLSFLSQEHAGDAGIVYCLSRNSVERTAEFLSKNGIEAVPYHAGLDSGTRAAHQARFLREEGLVVVATIAFGMGIDKPDVRFVAHLDLPKSVEGYYQETGRAGRDGLPSTAWMAYGLNDVIQQRKLIQSGEGDEAFRRRAATHLDAMLALCETAQCRRGQLLQYFGQEPEPGGCGNCDTCLVPPQTWDGTVAAQKVLSTVVRLQRERGQKFGAVQIIDILLGRRTAKVIQFDHDQLSVFGIGEELAEGEWRGVVRQLLAQGLLAVEGEYGTLVLTEASGAVLRREREVPLRKEPKKPVASRAGSGAAEVSGSGRGERKAKAAVAELPAELLPVFEALRAWRAEQAREQGVPAYVIFHDATLREIASVGPSTIAELGVISGIGEKKLVTYGEGVLGVLASLGGAASSSEGGAEEDFDWSGVEPEPEPDDWV; this is encoded by the coding sequence ATGATCGGGACGGGCGGGACGAGTGTGATGGCGGACGAGGACTGGATGGCCGGGGCGGGCGAGAGCGGGACGGCCCAGGGACCAGGAGGTGGCGTGGGCACCGGGCGCTCGGCGGAGAGCGAGGCGCTGGCCGTGCTCCATCGGGTCTTCGGGTACGACGCCTTCCGGGGTGAGCAGGAAGCGGTCATCGAGCATGTGGTCACGGGCGGTGACGCCGTCGTCCTGATGCCGACCGGCGGGGGAAAGTCGCTCTGCTATCAGATTCCGGCCCTGGTCAGGCCCGGCACGGGCATCGTGGTGTCGCCCCTGATCGCGCTGATGCAGGACCAGGTGGACGCGCTGCGGGCGCTGGGGGTGCGCGCCGGGTTCATGAACTCCACGCAGGACTTCGACGAGCGGCGCGTGGTCGAGGCGGAGTTCCTCGCGGGTGAGCTGGATCTGCTGTACCTCGCGCCGGAGCGGCTGCGGCTCGACGCGACGCTGGATCTCCTCGCACGCGGCAAGATCTCGGTGTTCGCGATCGACGAGGCGCACTGTGTCTCCCAGTGGGGACATGACTTCCGGCCCGACTATCTGGCCCTGTCGTTGCTGGGTGAGCGCTGGCCGGACGTACCGCGCATCGCGCTCACGGCCACCGCGACACGGGCGACGCACCGGGAGATCACCGAGCGGCTGGCCATGCCGCGGGCACGGCACTTCGAGGCGAGCTTCGACCGGCCCAACATCCAGTACCGGATCGTGCCCAAGGCCGACCCCAAGAAGCAGTTGCTGTCCTTCCTGAGCCAGGAGCACGCCGGAGACGCGGGCATCGTCTACTGCCTGTCGCGCAACTCTGTCGAGCGGACAGCGGAGTTCCTGAGCAAGAACGGCATCGAGGCGGTGCCGTACCACGCGGGGCTCGACTCGGGTACGCGCGCGGCGCACCAGGCCCGGTTCCTGCGCGAGGAAGGGCTCGTGGTGGTCGCCACGATCGCCTTCGGGATGGGCATCGACAAGCCCGACGTGCGGTTCGTCGCCCACCTCGACCTGCCGAAGTCGGTGGAGGGTTACTACCAGGAGACCGGCCGTGCCGGGCGTGACGGGCTGCCCTCCACGGCATGGATGGCGTACGGGCTGAACGACGTCATACAGCAGCGCAAGCTCATCCAGAGCGGAGAGGGCGACGAGGCGTTCCGCCGTCGGGCCGCCACGCACCTGGACGCCATGCTGGCGCTGTGCGAGACGGCCCAGTGCCGTCGGGGACAGCTGCTCCAGTACTTCGGACAGGAGCCCGAGCCCGGCGGCTGCGGCAACTGCGACACCTGCCTCGTACCCCCGCAGACCTGGGACGGCACCGTCGCGGCGCAGAAGGTGCTCTCCACGGTGGTGCGCCTCCAGCGTGAGCGCGGCCAGAAGTTCGGTGCCGTCCAGATCATCGACATCCTGCTGGGGCGGCGGACCGCCAAGGTCATCCAGTTCGACCACGACCAGCTGTCCGTCTTCGGTATCGGCGAGGAGCTGGCCGAGGGCGAATGGCGGGGCGTCGTACGGCAGTTGCTCGCGCAGGGGCTCCTTGCCGTCGAAGGGGAGTACGGCACGCTGGTGCTCACCGAGGCGAGCGGGGCGGTGTTGCGGCGTGAGCGGGAGGTGCCGCTGCGTAAGGAGCCGAAGAAGCCGGTGGCCTCGCGGGCGGGGTCGGGAGCAGCGGAGGTGTCCGGCTCCGGGCGGGGGGAGCGGAAGGCCAAGGCTGCCGTGGCCGAGCTGCCGGCGGAGTTGCTTCCCGTTTTCGAGGCTCTGCGGGCGTGGCGTGCCGAGCAGGCGCGTGAGCAGGGTGTCCCGGCGTATGTGATCTTCCACGACGCCACGCTTCGGGAGATCGCGTCGGTCGGGCCCTCGACGATCGCCGAGCTCGGCGTCATCAGCGGGATCGGCGAGAAGAAGCTGGTCACGTATGGGGAGGGGGTGTTGGGGGTGCTTGCCTCGCTGGGGGGTGCTGCTTCTTCTTCGGAGGGCGGTGCGGAGGAGGACTTCGACTGGTCGGGGGTGGAACCGGAGCCTGAGCCGGACGACTGGGTCTAG